From the Paludisphaera rhizosphaerae genome, the window GCCCCGACCTCGTCAAGGAGCTGGACGCCCTCATCGATCGCCACCTCGAAGACATCGGCGCGATTGTCCCGCCCAGGAACCCGGCCTACAAGCCGAAGGGGTCGTAACGACTCTCCAAGAAGGATCGCGACTCCGCCGAGCCCTCGCCGCCGAGGGAATCGCGCGGATGGTGCGTCGATTTCGGAGTTTTTTCCTGCGACAATCCCACCGTGGGGGCCCCGTCGCCCCTCGCCTCCCTCGAGTCCGAAGCTGTTCCGAGGAGCCCACCGTTGAACATGGGATCGATCCCTTGCGCTCGATGTGGAGTGATGTGCTCACCGGCGGATACAACAGACGGGCTCTGCTCGGATTGCCGGATGAAGCGTCGGCACGGGCCGGAGACGGAGCTCGATGAAGAGACGATCCCCGGCCCGTCGAGCGATGCCGGCCAGGAACCGACCGATCGGATGGGGCCGGACGAGACGTCGACGCCTCAGCCGGACGGCGCGGTCGAGGACGACAGCACGACCCTGCCGCCGGACGGCCTCACGGTGAGCGCCGGGGCTGGGGCCAAGGCCCCGGTCGACCTTGGACGAGGGACCACGGTCCATTACTTCGGCGACTACGAGATCCTGAAGGAACTGGGTCGCGGCGGGATGGGGGTGGTCTACAAGGCCAGGCAGCTCAGCCTCAATCGGGCCGTCGCGTTGAAGGTCGTCAAGGCCGGGGTTCTGGCGGACGACGAGGAACGCCGCCGATTCCAGAATGAGGCGGAGGCCGTCGCGCTGCTCGATCACGTCGGGATCGTTCCGGTCCACGAGGTCGGCGAGCACGAGGGGAAGCCGTACCTTTCGATGAAACTCATCGAGGGGGGCAACCTGACGGCAAGCCTCGCCAGGTACAAGCAGGACCCTCGCGCAGCCGCCGCTCTGACCGCCGAGATCGCCGAGGCCGTCCACCACGCCCATATGCGCGGGATTTTGCACCGCGACCTGAAGCCCGCGAACATCCTGCTCGACGCCGGGGGCCACCCCCACGTCACGGACTTCGGGCTCGCCAAGCGCGTCGAGGAGGACCTCGAACTGACCGCGAGCGGCGCGATCCTCGGGACGCCGTCCTACATGAGCCCGGAACAGGCCTCGGGTCGCCGAGGCGCGATCACGACGGCGTCCGACGTTTACGGCCTGGGGGCGATCCTCTACGCGCTCCTCTCCGGCAAGGCGCCGTTCGGCGGCGGGAGCGTCGTGGAGACCATCGACGCGGTCAGGAATCAGCCGCCAGTCCCTCCGCGTCGGGCGAACCCCGACGTCCCCCGCGACCTCGAAACGATCTGCTTGAAATGCCTGGAGAAAGACGCGCGACGAAGGTACTCCTCGGCGTCCGCCCTGGCGGACGACCTGAAAGCCTGGCTGGAATCCCGGCCGATCTCGGCCCGCCCCGTCGGCGCCTTCGAGAAGCTGCGACTCTGGTGCAGGCGGAACCCGGCCGTGGCGGCGTCAGCGGCGGCGGTCGTCATGGCGCTCGTCCTGGGGACGGGGTCGGTGATCGCCGTACAGACCCGGGCGAACGGCCTGCTGGAGAAGAAGAACCTCGACCTTCAGGCGTCGAATGCGGAACTCGACAAACAGCGGCTCCGCGCCGTCTCGGCTGAGGCCGAGGAACGCCGCCGCGCCGCGGAGGTCCAGGAGACCGCGGACTTCCAGTCGAAGATGCTCGCCCAGGTCGATCCCGCCCAGGCCGGCCTGAACCTCTCCCAAGACGTGAGAGCCCGGTTCGTGGAGGCCCTAGCGAAGGCGGAGACCTCCGACGTTGAGCGGGCGCGGCAGGAAGAGGCCTTCGTCAACGCCTGGAGCCGGGTCAACTCCACCGACGCCGCCCGCACCCTGATCGACGGCGCCATTCTCAAGCCGGCCGCCGAGGCGATCGACGTCCAGTTCAAGGACAGGCCCTTAATCGCCGCCACGCTGCGGCAGACTCTGGGAGAGCGATACGAAGACCTCGGCGACTACGAGGCCGCGGCCCTCCAGATGAAAGCCGCGATCGACGCCAGACGACGAACGCTTGGGGACGACCACCCGGAGACGCTCGAGGCGATGGTCGAATTGGGTCGCATACTCACGTCGCAGGACAAATACGACGAGTCGTCGCGGCTCTTGAAGCAGGCCATGGATACGGGCCGAAAAGTCCTCGGCGACGATCATCGCACGACCCTGAGCGCCACCCACGGCATGGGGGTCGTGCTCAGCAAGCAAGGGCGATGGGACGAGGCGGCCTCGCTTTTGAGCGAGGCCTACGAGCGACGTCTACGGCTGTTCGGAGAAGACGACCGCGACACGTTGACGGCGATCGCCTCGATGGGAGACATCCTCAAGGCGCAGAGCAAGCTGAACGAGTCGCTGCCCTACCTCAGACGGGCGGTCGACGGGAGGCGGAAGGTCCTGGGCCCGGACGCCGACGCCACGCTGAACTCCCTGAATAACCTGGGCACGCTGTACGTCGACCTGAAACGGCACGCGGAGGCCGTCGCGTGCTTTCGCGAAGTGTGCGACAAACGGCGCGTCCTGCTCGGCGCGGTCCATCCCCGGACCATGAACGCCCTCCGAAACCTCGCCGGAGCCCTCTCCCGCGAAGGGAACGACGCGGAGGCCGAATCCCTGATGCGTGAGGCGCTCGCCGACGACCGCCGGATCCTCGGGGACGATCACCTGTCCACGCTCGTGTCGCTGAACAACCTCGGCGCGTTCCTGCTCGAAAAGAACAGACCGGACGACGCCGAGCCGTTCTGCCGCGAGTCGCTGGAGAAAAATCGGCGAATCCTCGGCCCCAACCACCCCAGGACCCTGGTCGCGACGAACGTGATGGGCTACGTCTACTCGCGAAAGAAGCGGCCCGCCGACGCCGAGCCCTTGCTGCGCGAAGCCATCGAGATCAGCCGACGCATCAACGGGGAAAATCATCAAGACACCCTCGTATTCATCCAGAACCTCGGAACGTCGATCATGGATCAGAAGAAGCCGGCCGAGGCCGAGCCGGCGTTCCGCACTGTCGCCGAGAAAGCCTCCGCGGCGCTCGGCGATCGACATCCGCTCGTCGTCGGCGCCAGGACCAATCTGGCGCGCGTCCTCCTCGACCAAAAGAAGTTCGCCGAGGCGGTCGAGGTCCTGGCGTCCAGCGAGAAGACGGCCCGTGCGATCGGCGGTCGAGAGGGAGATCGATCGCTCGCCATGACCCTGCAGCGGTTGGGGACGGCTCGAATCGGCCTCCACGAATTCGAGAGGGCGGAAGCGACCCTCCTCGAAGCCCACGGCGTCGTCCTCAGGATGCGAGCCGCCGGCGTCGCCGACTCGCGCAACTGCGAACGGACGCTCGTGCAGCTCTACACCGACTGGGACGCCGCCAAACCGGGGAACGGTTACGACGCGAAGGCCGCCGAGTGGAAGAAGAAACTCGAAGAACCGGCGTCGCCGTCCCCCACTCCCAAGGCGAGCTGACGGCTTCCGGAGCCGGTCGAGACGTCCCATTTCGGCCGATGACGTCCTCGGCCCGTTTGACAGGGTTGGCGGTTCTGGGGTGCAATCGGATCCACCAGGGCCGTCTTGTTCCCGCTCCGGAGCCTTCGATGTTCAGGATTCGTCGTTTCATCGCCGCGATTCTCGTCGGCGTGGTTTCTTTGCAGTCTGCGCCGCAGGCGTTCGCCTGGGGGCGGGTCGGGCATCGGGTGATTGGGAGGGGGGTGGAGGCCCGGCTCTCGCCGAAGGCGAAGGCTGCGGTGGCGGCGCTGCTTGCTCCGGGCGAGACGCTCGCGGACGCCTCGGTCTGGGCGGACGAGCACAAACGCGAGCTGCCGCAGACGGCCTCGTGGCACTACATCGACGTTCCACTGGACGAGCCCCGCTACGACGCCCGGTTCTCGGGCGAGGATCCGGCGAAGGGGTGCATCGTCGCCAAGATCCGCGAAGAGATCGCCGTCATGAAAGATCCCGGCCGGTCGATCGACGAGCGTCGGATCGCCTTCCGATTCGTCGTGCACCTGGTCCAGGATCTGCACATGCCGATGCACGTCGGCGACAACAGCGACAAGGGAGGGAACCTCACCCAGGTCCAGTTCTTCGGCGAAGGGTCGAACCTCCACCGCGTCTGGGACTTCGAGATGATCGAGCGCGACGGCGCGACCGAGGAGGCGTGGCTCGCCATCCTCGCCAAGGAGCCCGCGGCCGAGGCAGACGCCGCCGGCTCGCTTGAGGACTGGGCCACCGAAAGCCTGCTCGCCGCCCGCGCCGCGTACCAGGCGCCCGGCACGACCCAGCGAATGAAGTCGGGGGCCAAACTCGCCGAGGCCTACCTCGAAGCCAACCGCCCCGTCGTCCGTCGTCGCCTTCACCTGGCCACCGTTCGGCTCGCCCGGGTTCTGAACGAGGCGTTCGGGGGGTGAGCCGAATCAGGGAGGGGGTGGATTTCCAAACCGTCGACAGCCCAAAATAGATAAGTCCGAGAACGGAGATTGAAGGTCGTGGAAGTCGGAGGGCGTGCGGGTCGCGATCCTATCCATAACGGCCTTCCCCCCTCGCGGGGGAAGGTGGCCCGAAGGGCAATACTGTTCGGCACGACTTGCATAGAAGCCATCGGAGGCGATTGCCTCCCTTCTCCCCTGGTGGGAGAAGGTGCCCCGTAGGGGCGGATGAGGGGGGTCATAACCGTCGGCGGACGTTGGGATCCCCCTCATCCGACCTTCGGCCACCTTCTCCCACCAGGGGAGAAGGGAGGTTTCCATCGCTTCTTCTGAAGCTCAATTCCCGTGCCGAACAGTATTGGCCCGAAGGGCCGGATGAGGGGGGATCGGCGTCGCATCAAGAGCCAGCCGCCTGGGTGCCATGGCCACACTTGTGTGGCCATGCGATCGGCGACGGTCGCGCTGGCTTCCCACACCGGTTCATGGCCACGCAAGCGTGGCCATGGCACCCGGAGTCACCTTGTGAACCAGTCGCCGGAGTGCATCCAACGGCGGTCGTCCCCCTCATCTGATCGCTTCGCGATCTGTCTTCCCCCGCGAGGGGGGAAGACTGTAATCCTCTTCGACACGCTCAATCCAAACCGGTCGACGCCCTCTCCCGCTACCGGAGCCCCGCCATGAATCCCCTCGAAGAATACGCCCTGTCCGAAACGCGTCGGCAGTTCTTCCGTCGGGGGGGCAACGCCGTGGGATGGGCGGCGTTGGCGGCGCTGCTGGGTCGGGAGGGCCGTGTGCTGGGGGGCGACGTCCTGGCAAAGCCCGCGGCGCACGTGCCGCCGATCCCGACGCACTTCGCGCCCAAGGCGAAGCGGGTCGTCTATCTGCACATGGTGGGCGGGCCTTCGCAGATGGACCTCTTCGACTACAAGCCGAAGATGGACGCGATGTACGACAAGGACCTGCCCGAGTCCATCCGCAACGGCCAGCGTCTGACCACCATGACCAGCGGCCAGGCCCGGTTCCCGATCGCGCCGTCGAAGTACAAATTCCAGCAGCACGGCGAGAGCGGCATGTGGGTCAGCGAGATGCTCCCCTATACCGCGAAGATGGTCGACGACCTCTGCTTCATCCGGAGCATGCACACCGAGGCCATCAACCACGAGCCGGCCGTCTCCATGCTCCAGACCGGCAACCAGATCACCGGCCGCCCCTGCCTGGGCTCGTGGGTCAGCTACGGCCTGGGCTCGCTCAACGAGGACCTCCCCACGTTCGTCGTCCTCGTCGCCCGGCCGACGAATACGGAGCAGCTCCAGGCGATCTCCGCGCGGCTCTGGTCGTCGGGCTACCTG encodes:
- a CDS encoding serine/threonine-protein kinase produces the protein MKRRHGPETELDEETIPGPSSDAGQEPTDRMGPDETSTPQPDGAVEDDSTTLPPDGLTVSAGAGAKAPVDLGRGTTVHYFGDYEILKELGRGGMGVVYKARQLSLNRAVALKVVKAGVLADDEERRRFQNEAEAVALLDHVGIVPVHEVGEHEGKPYLSMKLIEGGNLTASLARYKQDPRAAAALTAEIAEAVHHAHMRGILHRDLKPANILLDAGGHPHVTDFGLAKRVEEDLELTASGAILGTPSYMSPEQASGRRGAITTASDVYGLGAILYALLSGKAPFGGGSVVETIDAVRNQPPVPPRRANPDVPRDLETICLKCLEKDARRRYSSASALADDLKAWLESRPISARPVGAFEKLRLWCRRNPAVAASAAAVVMALVLGTGSVIAVQTRANGLLEKKNLDLQASNAELDKQRLRAVSAEAEERRRAAEVQETADFQSKMLAQVDPAQAGLNLSQDVRARFVEALAKAETSDVERARQEEAFVNAWSRVNSTDAARTLIDGAILKPAAEAIDVQFKDRPLIAATLRQTLGERYEDLGDYEAAALQMKAAIDARRRTLGDDHPETLEAMVELGRILTSQDKYDESSRLLKQAMDTGRKVLGDDHRTTLSATHGMGVVLSKQGRWDEAASLLSEAYERRLRLFGEDDRDTLTAIASMGDILKAQSKLNESLPYLRRAVDGRRKVLGPDADATLNSLNNLGTLYVDLKRHAEAVACFREVCDKRRVLLGAVHPRTMNALRNLAGALSREGNDAEAESLMREALADDRRILGDDHLSTLVSLNNLGAFLLEKNRPDDAEPFCRESLEKNRRILGPNHPRTLVATNVMGYVYSRKKRPADAEPLLREAIEISRRINGENHQDTLVFIQNLGTSIMDQKKPAEAEPAFRTVAEKASAALGDRHPLVVGARTNLARVLLDQKKFAEAVEVLASSEKTARAIGGREGDRSLAMTLQRLGTARIGLHEFERAEATLLEAHGVVLRMRAAGVADSRNCERTLVQLYTDWDAAKPGNGYDAKAAEWKKKLEEPASPSPTPKAS
- a CDS encoding S1/P1 nuclease encodes the protein MFRIRRFIAAILVGVVSLQSAPQAFAWGRVGHRVIGRGVEARLSPKAKAAVAALLAPGETLADASVWADEHKRELPQTASWHYIDVPLDEPRYDARFSGEDPAKGCIVAKIREEIAVMKDPGRSIDERRIAFRFVVHLVQDLHMPMHVGDNSDKGGNLTQVQFFGEGSNLHRVWDFEMIERDGATEEAWLAILAKEPAAEADAAGSLEDWATESLLAARAAYQAPGTTQRMKSGAKLAEAYLEANRPVVRRRLHLATVRLARVLNEAFGG